The following proteins are encoded in a genomic region of Glycine max cultivar Williams 82 chromosome 18, Glycine_max_v4.0, whole genome shotgun sequence:
- the LOC100799678 gene encoding uncharacterized protein, translating to MPPSPALRYSPGREPRADGHKRGRSLESGLLFREKGDDLALFNEMQSREKDSFLLQSSDDLEDSFTTKLRHISDVNLGISIPGRGETSELLNDGDKNDYDWLLTPPDTPLFPSLDDEPPLTSFGSRGRSQSKPISISRSSTMDKNYRSSRGSASPNRLSPSPRSGTNTLQSRGRPLSVPNSSPTPSVRFATPTRRPSPPPSKSVAPTSKSTYTPRRMSTGSSGSVVSSGVRGTSPVKTNRGNSASPKIRAWQTNIPGFSSEAPPNLRTSLADRPASYVRGSSPASRNSRDSTSKFGRQSMSPTASRSSSHDRDQFSSRSKGSIASSGDEDLESLPSITVGSLDRLSSRRGEPFSTNRTPAISKKSAKIVSPSSAPKRLFDSAIRQMDRKTPQNMFRPLLSSVPSTTFYAGKANSAHRSLVSRNSSVTTSSNTSSDVGTAFALDTEGSDHNQDDMASEADKILYPDIHEEMFVFDKIDALNANIKQEINRESVDILQNETRDPKTVFCPIESEDSISHIHIVTRVNESSEISRVKGDISETGSSENTALCSHCGCCYEVTNQAEKNIGLCPECKTALLRVVIPETTLAVSENSSLITTNMPKEEKSLPGTNQLMVASELPQETNVGNLRFPHGELDAEESQTSCSELNQDHSQNRPLPNSLTEGGRQTSGNQLEMNQSGVDYKKPDNEFGDQHHHNDLPNLNMDPMEGTGISVLLKRSSSNKGPVVQGRTFTATTISYDDLSLARDSVSSFRSSTRPGSYSASSSIDLSSSRQTEFRVQRQLSGRKLDVDCGYDSRIKPPSTASSFSGASIHSRQELGLATRETSGSTECGSVEEMPRVLQELQASENTVTDLIDASSTDLVVEEDKLEHDDSCRVNNACSSEFLSQAADVQSDDSLVASFQNHEDCISYENVDDNPNNARDASDTETSAKELSSHEKQDVQNSNVIELDALVTTNCSIITESEIEGENDCENNIGVVNDDPSKSILDDFREPCNDCHSASVSEVNVSESHRIEGSTVTVECQGAGNTRSLTLEEATDTILFCSSIVHDLAYQAATIAMKKECSDPFEGSEPTVTLLGKAKSDRKDSRNRPVNKRTLKSHKTKTKQRRVETDVKTPSGKTENDENIDESFTHNVGLPNKVDSMRPPKLESKCNCIIM from the exons ATGCCGCCTTCCCCGGCTTTGAGATACTCTCCTGGGAGAGAGCCAAGAGCTGATGGTCACAAGCGGGGGCGCAGTCTTGAAAGTGGATTGCTTTTCCGGGAGAAGGGCGATGATCTTGCTTTGTTCAATGAAATGCAATCCAGAGAGAAAGATAGTTTTTTGCTTCAGTCGTCAGATGACTTGGAGGACTCATTCA CTACAAAGTTGAGACATATTTCTGATGTCAACCTTGGAATCTCCATTCCTGGTCGAGGAGAAACCAGCGAGTTGCTTAATGATGGTGACAAGAATGATTACGACTG GTTATTAACACCCCCAGACACACCACTATTTCCTTCGTTAGATGATGAGCCACCGCTGACCAGTTTTGGAAGCAGAGGAAGGTCTCAGAGTAAACCCATTTCAATATCGAGATCTTCTACG ATGGATAAAAATTACCGAAGCAGTAGGGGCAGTGCAAGTCCAAATCGTTTGAGTCCATCCCCTCGATCAGGAACTAATACATTGCAATCAAGGGGAAGGCCTTTGTCGGTGCCAAATTCCAGTCCAACCCCAAGTGTGAGGTTTGCCACTCCAACCAGAAGACCATCTCCACCTCCAAGTAAGTCCGTGGCACCTACTTCTAAGTCCACCTATACTCCCCGGAGGATGAGCACTGGCTCCAGTGGTTCTGTAGTCTCATCAGGAGTTAGGGGAACTTCCCCAGTGAAGACAAATCGTGGAAACTCTGCGTCACCAAAGATAAGGGCATGGCAAACTAATATTCCCGGCTTCTCTTCTGAAGCTCCTCCCAATCTCCGTACTTCATTGGCTGATCGACCAGCATCATATGTGAGGGGTTCATCTCCAGCATCCAGAAATAGTAGGGACTCTACCTCCAAATTCGGTAGGCAATCAATGTCTCCAACTGCTTCTAGGAGTAGTAGTCATGATCGGGACCAATTTAGCTCACGCAGCAAAGGTTCCATTGCATCCTCTGGTGACGAAGATCTAGAGTCTCTGCCATCCATCACAGTGGGCAGCTTGGACAGATTGAGTTCAAGAAGGGGTGAACCATTTTCAACCAACAGAACTCCTGCCATTTCCAAGAAATCAGCCAAGATTGTGTCCCCAAGTTCTGCTCCTAAAAGGTTGTTCGATTCAGCTATCCGGCAAATG GATAGAAAAACTCCTCAGAACATGTTCAGGCCACTTTTATCTAGTGTTCCAAGCACGACCTTTTATGCTGGAAAAGCAAACTCTGCACATCGTTCCCTTGTATCTAGGAATTCATCTGTTACTACAAGCAGCAACACGAGCTCTGATGTAGGTACAGCTTTTGCACTGGATACTGAAGGGAGTGACCATAATCAAGATGATATGGCAAGCGAAGCGGATAAGATATTATATCCTGATATACATGaagaaatgtttgtttttgatAAGATTGATGCATTAAATGCAAACATTAAGCAAGAGATTAATAGGGAATCTGTAGATATCTTGCAAAATGAAACCAGAGATCCCAAGACAGTTTTTTGTCCGATTGAATCTGAGGATTCTATTTCCCACATTCATATTGTCACTAGAGTCAATGAAAGTTCAGAAATTTCACGTGTTAAAGGTGACATTTCTGAAACTGGTAGTTCTGAAAATACAGCACTCTGTTCTCATTGTGGTTGTTGTTATGAGGTCACTAATCAAGCTGAGAAGAATATTGGGCTTTGTCCAGAATGCAAGACCGCATTATTGAGAGTTGTCATCCCTGAGACAACTTTGGCAGTATCTGAAAACTCTTCATTGATTACAACAAACatgccaaaagaagaaaaatcattacCTGGAACAAATCAACTAATGGTTGCATCTGAACTGCCTCAAGAGACTAACGTGGGTAACTTGAGGTTTCCCCATGGTGAACTGGATGCTGAGGAAAGTCAAACTTCATGCAGTGAACTAAATCAGGATCACTCACAAAACAGACCTCTTCCAAATTCATTGACGGAGGGAGGTAGGCAGACATCTGGCAACCAGCTAGAGATGAACCAGTCGGGAGTTGATTACAAGAAGCCTGATAATGAATTTGGGGATCAGCATCACCACAATGATCTCCCTAATTTGAACATGGACCCCATGGAAGGCACTGGCATTTCTGTATTGCTGAAAAGGTCTAGCAGCAATAAAGGACCGGTAGTTCAGGGCAGGACTTTTACTGCCACTACCATATCTTACGATGATTTGTCTCTTGCAAGAGACAGTGTAAGCAGTTTTAGAAGCTCAACTAGACCTGGTAGTTATTCTGCCTCATCATCAATTGATCTCAGCTCAAGTAGGCAAACAGAGTTTCGTGTGCAAAGGCAGTTGAGTGGCAGGAAATTGGATGTGGACTGTGGATATGACTCAAGGATCAAGCCTCCAAGCACTGCTTCATCTTTCTCTGGAGCTTCAATCCATTCTCGCCAAGAGTTAGGTCTTGCAACTCGAGAGACTTCTGGCAGTACAGAATGTGGCTCTGTAGAGGAGATGCCCCGAGTTTTGCAAGAATTGCAAGCTTCGGAAAATACAGTGACAGACTTAATTGATGCTTCTTCAACCGATTTAGTTGTTGAGGAAGATAAACTTGAACATGATGATAGTTGTAGAGTAAATAATGCTTGCAGCTCAGAATTTTTGAGTCAGGCTGCTGATGTTCAGTCTGATGACAGTTTAGTCGCATCATTTCAAAACCATGAGGATTGTATTTCATATGAAAATGTTGATGATAATCCAAATAATGCCAGGGATGCCTCAGACACAGAAACATCAGCTAAGGAGTTATCCAGTCATGAGAAACAAGATGTGCAGAATTCCAATGTTATTGAACTGGATGCTTTGGTTACGACCAACTGTTCCATAATTACTGAATCAGAAATAGAAGGGGAAAACGATTGTGAGAATAATATTGGGGTGGTGAATGATGATCCGTCAAAGAGCATCCTTGATGACTTTCGGGAACCTTGCAATGATTGTCATTCTGCTTCTGTTTCAGAGGTCAATGTCTCCGAGTCCCATCGCATTG AGGGATCAACAGTTACAGTTGAGTGCCAAGGGGCAGGCAACACTAGAAGCCTTACACTTGAAGAGGCAACCGATACAATCCTTTTTTGTAGCTCCATTGTCCATGACCTTGCATATCAGGCTGCAACAATAGCAATGAAAAAGGAATGCTCCGACCCGTTTGAAGGTTCTGAACCAACTGTGACCTTGTTGGGGAAAGCCAAATCTGATAGAAAGGATAGTCGCAACCGACCTGTCAACAAGCGCACGTTGAAATCCCACAAGACCAAGACCAAGCAGAGGAGGGTGGAAACTGATGTCAAAACCCCTTCTGGCAAGACTGAGAATGATGAAAATATTGATGAGTCTTTCACTCACAATGTTGGGCTTCCTAACAAGGTAGATAGTATGAGGCCCCCTAAGCTTGAATCAAAGTGCAATTGCATCATCATGTGA